One genomic segment of Helianthus annuus cultivar XRQ/B chromosome 14, HanXRQr2.0-SUNRISE, whole genome shotgun sequence includes these proteins:
- the LOC110903991 gene encoding BTB/POZ domain-containing protein NPY4, whose amino-acid sequence MKFMKLGSKPDLFQSSGENTRYVAAELATDVVVNVGNIKFYLHKFPLLSKSARLQNMLAISSEENTNELELHDIPGGPGAFEICAKFCYGMTVTLNAYNVVSARCAAEYLEMNESVEKGNLVYKTEVFLDSSIFRTWKDSIIVFQTTKSFLPWSEELKVVHRCLDSISSKASMDPSRVEWSYTYNRKKISNENGTESPLYNGVRKQLTVPKDWWVEDLCDLHIDLYKRVIITIKAKGRVSLDVVSESLKAYLHRKLKKGDDVKNRLLIETILFLLPTERNSVSCDLLIQLLQECVRLDCGETQKDILVKRIGQQLQNASVADLVNVDVDLVQELVKTFVMQDQVADHGDEHGFLEVKFVDSGAKVKVAKLIDLYLAEIARNPDLPLLKFTDLADMVSTLSRPSHDGIYRAIDMFLKEHPGINKTERKKLCRLMDCRKLSAEACMHAIQNERLPLRVVVQILFFEQMRASATGSSRSATTNTEEEWDSVPTSEELKTLKGELAGLKISEGGNSSQKSKGMHLMSSRILSKLFTGKDKDSDNESSDTSESPCSTSARETKTNTPSRSRRHSTS is encoded by the exons ATGAAGTTTATGAAACTTGGATCAAAGCCAGATTTGTTTCAATCCAGTGGCGAGAATACGCG GTATGTAGCAGCCGAGCTCGCTACCGACGTGGTTGTAAACGTTGGTAACATCAAGTTTTATCTGCACAAG TTTCCCCTTTTGTCGAAAAGTGCTCGTTTACAGAACATGTTAGCGATTTCAAGCGAAGAAAACACCAACGAACTTGAACTCCACGACATACCTGGTGGGCCGGGCGCGTTTGAAATATGTGCTAAGTTTTGTTACGGTATGACGGTCACGCTAAACGCATACAATGTGGTCTCGGCTAGATGTGCAGCAGAGTAtttagaaatgaatgaaagcgtAGAAAAAGGAAATCTCGTTTACAAAACCGAAGTCTTTCTGGATTCGAGCATTTTCAGAACGTGGAAAGATTCGAttattgtttttcaaactacaAAATCGTTTCTTCCGTGGTCTGAAGAACTAAAAGTTGTTCATCGTTGTTTGGATTCGATATCTTCAAAAGCTTCGATGGATCCTTCTAGAGTTGAATGGTCGTATACTTATAATAGAAAGAAAATATCGAATGAAAATGGCACTGAATCGCCTCTTTATAACGGTGTTAGGAAACAGTTAACGGTTCCGAAAGATTGGTGGGTTGAAGATTTGTGTGATCTTCATATCGATTTGTATAAAAGAGTCATAATAACGATTAAGGCGAAAGGAAGAGTAAGCCTTGATGTTGTTAGTGAATCTTTAAAAGCTTATTTGCACCGGAAGTTAAAGAAAGGGGATGATGTAAAAAACCGTTTGTTGATTGAAACGATTCTCTTTTTACTACCAACAGAAAGAAATAGCGTTTCTTGTGATCTTTTGATTCAGTTGTTGCAAGAATGTGTTCGATTAGATTGTGGGGAAACGCAGAAGGATATATTGGTCAAACGGATTGGTCAACAGCTGCAGAATGCATCGGTTGCTGATCTTGTGAATGTTGACGTCGATTTGGTTCAAGAACTCGTGAAAACGTTCGTGATGCAGGATCAGGTTGCCGATCACGGTGATGAACACGGCTTTCTAGAAGTCAAGTTTGTTGACTCGGGAGCGAAAGTCAAAGTCGCTAAGCTTATCGATTTGTACCTCGCTGAAATTGCTAGAAACCCCGATTTACCGTTATTAAAGTTTACCGATCTTGCAGACATGGTGTCGACTCTATCTCGGCCTTCACACGATGGAATTTATCGCGCAATCGACATGTTCCTTAAG GAACACCCGGGGATCAATAAAACCGAGAGAAAGAAACTATGCAGATTAATGGATTGTCGAAAATTATCAGCAGAGGCTTGCATGCACGCCATCCAAAACGAAAGACTCCCGTTACGCGTCGTGGTGCAGATCCTTTTCTTCGAGCAGATGCGGGCCAGTGCGACTGGGAGCTCAAGATCCGCCACTACAAACACAGAAGAAGAATGGGATTCGGTGCCAACAAGTGAAGAACTGAAGACGTTAAAAGGGGAATTAGCGGGTTTAAAGATAAGCGAAGGTGGGAACAGTAGCCAGAAGTCGAAGGGTATGCATCTTATGTCGTCAAGAATATTATCGAAACTGTTTACTGGCAAAGATAAGGATAGTGATAATGAGAGTTCGGATACATCGGAGAGCCCTTGTTCCACAAGTGCACGTGAAACGAAGACGAATACGCCTTCGAGGAGTAGGCGGCATTCGACGTCTTAA